GGCCCTGTCCCTGATCCACAGGAGGTCGGCGTGATCCCGGAGCAGGCCCGCGAGGAGTGGCTGGAGTTGGCGAAGGCCCTCGACGAGGACGACCCGCCGTGTCAGGCCGACCCGGAGCTGTGGTTCTCGGAGCGGCGGGCCGACCGGGTCCGGGCCTCGTTCCGGTGCCGGGACTGCCCTCTCCTGGCCCCGTGCCGCGCGTACGCCCGCAGCGCGGGGGAACGCGCCGGGGTCTGGGGCGGGATCGACTTCTCCCACGTCCCGCGGCTGGCCGGACGGGTCGCCTCGTGAGCCCCGGCCCCGACCTGGACCCCGAACGTCGGGGTCCGCTCCGGCTCACCCTCGACGAGGCCCGTCGCCGGTTCCGCGGCGAACTCGTGCAGTACCGCGACCACCACGTCCAGGCCGACGTCGACGGGTTCCCGTCGGTCGTTGCCTCCGACCCCATCGAGGCCCTCGTCTACTGGCCCCCGGACCTCCTGGGCTGGCCGATAGAGGACCTCCTCGACCTCGATCCGATCCCTGACACCGACTCGAAGGAGTCCCCGTGACCGACCAGCCGACCGCCCTCGACCGACTCCTGGGGGCTGGCCCGACCGCCGACCCGGCCCAGGAACCCGCCCAGCAGGCCCAGGAGCCGACGAACGACGTCGACCCGCACGAAGGCACCTCCGATCCCTCCACGGCCTCCCAGGAGCCCCAGGAAGCCGTCGAGGGGGAGGACGACCAGGACCGGACTCTCGACGACGAGCCCGCCGGGGCTGGCCGGCGCAACCGGGAGGCCCGCTACCGGACCCAGCTCCGGGAGGTCGAGGCCGACCGCGACCGGCTGGCCGGCGACCTGGAGGCCGCGCGGAAGACGATCGCGGAGTCCCTGTCCGACCTGCGCAAGCCGTCCGCGCTGTGGGCCGCGGGGACGACCGTCGCCGACCTCCTCGACGAGGACGGACGCGTCGATCCGGCGAAGGTCGCCGACGCCTCGAAGGCCGCGGTCGAGGCCCTGGGGCTGGCCCGTGGCCCCCGCCCGGACCGGACCCAGGGGTCCGGGGACCGGGCCGTGGACCGCAAGTCGATGACCGTCCAGGACGTCGTCTGGGCCGACACGAACGACCCCCGCACGGCCTCCCCGGTGGCCCGCCCGAACTCCGGTCCGTCCCCGACCGACCAGGCCCTCGACAACCTCGCGAAGTGGCTGGCCGACCCGTCCCGGAAGTGATCGCGCCGGTACACTGGACGTCGCGCTGGAACCCTCGTCCGTGACGAACTCCAGCGCGACGACCGCTCCAGGGGAGCACCCGTAAGCGTCTGCGGCGCAACGGGAGACCGGAAGAAACCACCCCCCTCCCTGGAGCACCCCCATGCCTACCGCGCTGACCACGACCGCCACCATCGGGACCGCGATCACCCCCGAAGACCGGTCCTCGATCGTCCTTCTCCCCCTCACCCGCGACTCCCTCGCGCTGCGGACGGCCTTCCCGATCCCGACCCGCCGCGACGAGGTCCGCGTCCCCCGGCTCACCGGGGACGCCCCGGCCTCGTTCGTCGAGGAGGGGGCCGACCTGCCCGAAGGTGCGCCGACCGTCGACGAACTCGCGCTCCGTCCGGCGAAGATCGGTCTCTGGAAGCCGATCTCCCGCGAACTGGCCGAAGACAGCGACCCGACCGCGCTGTCCCTGATCGGGGAGTCCTTCGCCCGGTCCCTGCGGACCGCGCTGGACACGGCGTTCATCGCCTCCGACGGGACCGGCCTGGGCGGGAAGGTCCCGGCCGGCGTCCTGACCGCGGACAACTCCACCGACGGCGGCACCCTCACCGGGGCCTCCCTGGACCCCCTCCAGGACGCGCTCACCCAGGTAGAGGCCGCCGGGGGGACCCCCTCCGTGATCGCCCTCCACCCCGACACCTGGGGGGTCCTGGCGAAGCTCAAGGACGAGACCGGCTCCTCGCGTCCGCTCCTGGGCTCGCCCACCGACGGGAAGGTGGACCGGACCCTGTTCGGCGTGCCGGTCTTCGTCGACGCCACGGTCCCGACCGACCTCGTCGGGGTCTGGGACCGCAACGCGATCGCCGTCGTCCTGCGCCAGGACGTGCAGTTCGAGGCCAGCCGCGAAGCCCTGTTCCGGTCGGACTCCATCGCGCTCCGCTCGACGATCCGCGCGGCGTGGGGGGTCCTCGACGAGGGCCGCGTCGTCCGGATCGCCGTCGACCTCGCCTGACCTGGGCGAGCCCCGACGACCGGTCGGGGCCGTGGAGCGAGGACCACGGCCCCGACCGGTCCAGCCTCTCGACCTCGTCGAGGCGTTGCGCTGTAACGCAAATGCTCCACGGCCCT
Above is a genomic segment from Kineococcus rhizosphaerae containing:
- a CDS encoding WhiB family transcriptional regulator yields the protein MIPEQAREEWLELAKALDEDDPPCQADPELWFSERRADRVRASFRCRDCPLLAPCRAYARSAGERAGVWGGIDFSHVPRLAGRVAS
- a CDS encoding phage major capsid protein; the protein is MPTALTTTATIGTAITPEDRSSIVLLPLTRDSLALRTAFPIPTRRDEVRVPRLTGDAPASFVEEGADLPEGAPTVDELALRPAKIGLWKPISRELAEDSDPTALSLIGESFARSLRTALDTAFIASDGTGLGGKVPAGVLTADNSTDGGTLTGASLDPLQDALTQVEAAGGTPSVIALHPDTWGVLAKLKDETGSSRPLLGSPTDGKVDRTLFGVPVFVDATVPTDLVGVWDRNAIAVVLRQDVQFEASREALFRSDSIALRSTIRAAWGVLDEGRVVRIAVDLA